The following nucleotide sequence is from bacterium.
CCCTGTGCAAGATTTATGATGCCGGTGGAACTGTATATTATGAGAAAACCGAGAGCTACCATGGCGTAGATCGAGCCGATGGTTATGCCGGAAAAGAAAAGCTGGATATAACTGTCTAATCCCATTGTATCCTTAGCATAATTCGGGGAAGGCTCATTCGAACCTTCCCCTGAGTTATTGAGTAATTAAACCATAATCCCGTGGTCGCTTACTTTACAGCGTCAGCAAGTCTGAATTCGCCGCCTTTAACAACAACCATTGTAAACGCATCCGCATTGAGACCGCAATGATCGGTAGGACTCATATTGAATACCCCGGCGGTACCAATGAAATTCGTGGTCGCTTCGAGACCGTCACGGATGCCGTCACGGGTGTCGTCCTTGGCCTTGATGGCGTTTACGATCATCCAGAGAGCATCATATGCATGACCGGCAAAGGTTGATACTTCCTCGCCATATTTAGTCTCGTAATCGCTCTTGAATTTTGTAAGGACATTGTATTGGACGTTGGACGGGTCTACATCTTTTGTGACGAGGAGACGTCCCGCCGGGAAGAGGATTCCTTCGGCCGCTTCGGTTATATAACCTTTATTTCCGAAACCGTGGCTCTGGTAAATCTGCATGGTCATTTTGAGCTGTTTGGCCTGGCCTGCGATAAGACCCTGTGCAGGAACAATCGACCAGTTTATAAGCGCCTGAGGTTTCTTTGCCTTGATTTTGGTAAGGCTTGGCGTAAGATCGGAGGCATCCGGAGGATAGGTTTCATCGGCAACAATGGTAATACCATATTCGGGAGCGCGCTTTTTCAGCTCGGTGCGCCCGGCATCACCGAATCCGGTTGTTCCGGTAATAATAGCAACTTTTGTGAATCCTTTTGCCTTACAGTCCTCAAAGATACGTACCGCGCAATCCGAGTCATTTTGCGGTGTCTTAAATACATATTTATACATGGGTTTTGTTACATCTTTTTCGGTGAAAAGCTGAACCCATGCCGCAGCACAGGAAACGAGAGGTACACGCGCCTCTTCGCAGATCGTCGCAGCCGCTATTCCGTTTCCCGATCTCGTGGGGCCGATAATTGCTACAACGTTATCGCTGTGTATCAGTTTCTGGAGCGCGTTGACCGTGTTTTCTTCAACTCCCTGATCATCCTCGATAATCAGTTCGATTTGACGGCCGTTTACACCACCGGCGGCATTGATCTGTTCCTGAATCATGAGTGCTGTGTTCTTTTCAGGTCCGCCAAGTTTGGCAGCGCTGCCGGTTACTGAAAAAATTGCCCCGATTTTTATCGGAGGCTTCAGCGCTTCGGCCTTCTTCTCTTCCTTTTTTGAGCAGCCGACGGCCACGATAATAATGAGAGCGAGCATTACTACCGTCACCGTGAATTTCCGTGCATACATTCCTTCCCCCTCGTTTGAACTGTTGTACCCAAACGGTTTAAACACTGACTATCTATCTCAATGAAATATTTTAGTGACCTGTATCACATTGATAATACATAATCATACAGGTGAAGTCAATATATATTTATCTTCATGACTGTTACTCGGAACCCCGGAAGTTATGTACACATAAATTAAAATAAAACAAATAAATATAGAAAACAGTATTTCGGCCTGTTCGTGGTTTATTTTCAATTACTGTCCGGTTACTCATGATTCATCAGGGCAATTTTTTATCAAAATTTACGTTTTTTAAGGTAAAACAGGGTATTTTTGTCATTCGGCCGAACAGCCGGAAAACAGGGCGATTTTTTCTTTGTATTACAGGGGTTAGCACTTGACTAACTATTCGACAAGCAATACATTTCAGGCATAAACTACCCGGGATGGTATGTTCCCGTACGCTCCGGAAAAAGATAACATTCCGCTTTATACTGATGGAGGTTCAATGGCAGCTCACAGAATTTTCAGCCCCAAATATGAAACCATATCTCATGATGAGCTCAGGGCGCTCCAGTTACGCCGTCTTCAGGATACCGTGATGAAAGTGTATTACCGTGTGCCGTTTTACCGCAGGAAAATGGATGAGCTTCATGTCACACCCGATGATATTGCATCCCTCGATGATCTCCGCCGTCTGCCGTTCACTGTTAAAACGGATCTCAGGGATAACTACCCGTTCGGGCTGTTTGCGGTTCCCCACAATGAAATTGTCCGTATCCACGCCTCGTCGGGCACAACGGGAAAACCCACCGTGGTCGGTTATACCAAAAAGGACCTTGACATGTGGCAGGAGCTCGTTGCACGCCTGGTGACCGCCGCGGGGGTAGGTGAGGGTGATACGGTGCAGATTGCGTTCGGGTACGGCCTTTTTACTGGAGGATTTGGTCTCCATTACGGCTGTGAGCGTGTCGGAGCGTCGGTGATTCCCGCTTCATCGGGCAACACCGATCGTCAGCTTCTTCTCATGCAGGATTTCAAGGTGACTGCCCTGGTCTGTACGCCGACTTATGCTCTCCACATGGCTGAGGTTGCCGAGGAGAAAGGCATCGATATCAATACACTTTCGCTCCGGTGGGGACTTTTCGGCGGCGAACCGTGGTCCGAAAGCATGCGCGAACAGATCGAGAGCCGGCTTCATATCACTGCCACCGATAATTATGGACTTTCGGAAGTAATCGGTCCCGGCGTTTCCGGTGAGTGCCTCGAAAAGAACGGCCATCATATTGCCGAGGATCACTTTATTGCCGAAATTGTCGATCCCGAAACGCTGGAGCCTGTACCGGAAGGTGAGGAAGGGGAGATTGTCTTCACCTCGCTTACCAAGGAAGCGATGCCGATCATCCGCTACCGTACACGGGATATTACGCGATTTATTCCCGGCGACTGCCCGTGCGGGCGGACGCTCAGGCGTATGACGCGTGTTTCCGGGCGGAATGATGACATGCTCATTATTCGTGGTGTCAATGTTTTTCCGAGCCAGATTGAAAGCGTT
It contains:
- a CDS encoding ABC transporter substrate-binding protein, yielding MYARKFTVTVVMLALIIIVAVGCSKKEEKKAEALKPPIKIGAIFSVTGSAAKLGGPEKNTALMIQEQINAAGGVNGRQIELIIEDDQGVEENTVNALQKLIHSDNVVAIIGPTRSGNGIAAATICEEARVPLVSCAAAWVQLFTEKDVTKPMYKYVFKTPQNDSDCAVRIFEDCKAKGFTKVAIITGTTGFGDAGRTELKKRAPEYGITIVADETYPPDASDLTPSLTKIKAKKPQALINWSIVPAQGLIAGQAKQLKMTMQIYQSHGFGNKGYITEAAEGILFPAGRLLVTKDVDPSNVQYNVLTKFKSDYETKYGEEVSTFAGHAYDALWMIVNAIKAKDDTRDGIRDGLEATTNFIGTAGVFNMSPTDHCGLNADAFTMVVVKGGEFRLADAVK
- a CDS encoding phenylacetate--CoA ligase; protein product: MAAHRIFSPKYETISHDELRALQLRRLQDTVMKVYYRVPFYRRKMDELHVTPDDIASLDDLRRLPFTVKTDLRDNYPFGLFAVPHNEIVRIHASSGTTGKPTVVGYTKKDLDMWQELVARLVTAAGVGEGDTVQIAFGYGLFTGGFGLHYGCERVGASVIPASSGNTDRQLLLMQDFKVTALVCTPTYALHMAEVAEEKGIDINTLSLRWGLFGGEPWSESMREQIESRLHITATDNYGLSEVIGPGVSGECLEKNGHHIAEDHFIAEIVDPETLEPVPEGEEGEIVFTSLTKEAMPIIRYRTRDITRFIPGDCPCGRTLRRMTRVSGRNDDMLIIRGVNVFPSQIESVLLEIEGTAPHYQLVVDRKGTLDTLEVLVEVSPGMFVDEMKKMKAFQEHVSSRLHGVLGISAKVTLVEPKTIERSVGKAKRVIDKRK